The genomic region TACCTGCAAGGTGCCGTTCGATCTCGTCCTTCATCGTTAAGGGGATATCGCTCTTGGTCCGGATGAACTGGTGGACATCCTCGGGAATTCCGCCAACCATCCGTTTGTGGAGGTCGATGTAGTGCGCGAGTTTGTTGGCCCGGCCTTTGCTCGTGTCGTTCGGCCGCATGGTCAGCTTCGCAATCATCACCATCGCCTCCTCCTTGGTCTCTGCTGCAAAGAAGAGGTGCTCCGGCACCGGGCCGACATATATCTTCTCCCCGGTCCGGGCATCGTGCACGTACCAGTCTTCCTCTCGGTCGGACCGGCCAAGCAGCATCCGGCGGTACTTGGTCCCGTGCGGGCCGACAACCACGGGAATTCCCAGGCGCCAGAACCCGGCTGCAATCGCAATCGCTTTCTGGGACATGGCTCCCCAGGCAACACCAACCGCCCCGACACGGTTGTACACGTAATCGGCAATCTCCTCGTAATTGCCCCGGAGCGGGCGCTTGGCAAAGACGCTTGCGATCTTGATGGCAGCACCGGCAATATGGGAGTTGGCAACGCACGAGCCGACATTCACGATCCCGCCGGCTTCAAACGCACCGGGATAGCGCTCGTACGCGGTCTTTCCTTCCTCGTCGCGGAACATACCGGCGGACATGGCGGAGCATCCCGACGTGCAGACAATGTACCGGCGTTTTGCAAACTCCATGCACATCTCCGCCACTTCCCGCGAGCCCTTGGGATAATTGGCACAGCCGACAAACGCAACAACCCCGGGGATCTCCCCAAGGACAATCGGGCCGCCGACTTTCCGGATCTCCACGTCCTGGATAGGCCCGCGACCGGCCCGGAGGCAGTAGTTGTCTTCCCGGGTTTTTTTGTCCGCTGCCGAGACGATCAGGCTGTGGACCGGGATCTTGTGGGTGCAGGCCGGCTCGCAGCGCCCGCAACCGATGCAGTCATCGTAAATCTCGTCGAGTCCCGAGAGGTTTCCACCCGCGGCAGCCTTGATCGCCTGGGGGAGCGGGAGATCATTAGGGCACGCACGGCGGCAGAGCATGCACTGGGTGCATTTCTTTGCAAGCTCGATGAGCAGCTCCTTTGAGGGAAGAGTTCCTTTCTTCTTCCGTTTCGGGGCAACCGCCTGAGCCGTGCGGACCGCAACAACACCCACTTTTTCCGGATCCAGGATGAGGGCTCCGGTAACGGTCCCGCTCACGAACCCTTCCACGATATCCTCAACGGAATCGTGCGTCCGGTCCGGAAGTCCGAGACAGTTCTTCTCGCTCGTTGCAATGAGGGGGGTGTGGATCAGAGCCGCTTCTTCGAGCGTATCGGTGCGGACGCACTGTTCGTCAACGACAATGACATCGGGAACCCCGCTCCGGATATAGCGCAGCTGCCAGGAGATAGGACCGATGATCTTGGCTTTTGCTGAGTACCGCGTCACATCGAGAGCCGTGCAGCAGATACCCGTTACTTCGATGGCTGAGCTGAGGTTATTCTCCCGGAGGAAATCGATGATGCTTGCTGCCGGGGGAACATTGTGGCCAACGACAAGGATGACCGGTTTTTCCAGGTCAACGGTACCAAGGCCGAGATCGACAAGCGCAGCATCCGGGTCTGCCCGGGGGAAGTTCAGGGTGGAGATCTGGGCGATATCGGCAACCTCCATTCCCACATGATCGATCATGCCGGCATGGAAGACTTTGGACTCAAAGTCCAGGTTATTGCCTTCCTGGCCGGTGTGGGTGACCGCGAGGAGCTGGGTTATCTGGTTCTCGCAATAGTCGAGTACCTGTTCAAAGTCGCCAAGGGTTGCGGGTTTTATGCCGCAGACGAGCCGGGTTATCGGGGCTTCGACCTCGATTCCCACATCCCCGAAGCTGATCGGGTGATCGTGGCCGAATTTTTCGAGCAGGTGCGTGAGCAGTTCCCGCGAATGGCTCGTATGTGTTGCAGCCCCGATGCAGGCTGATATAAGAACGGTCCGGGACTGCTGGGCCGGCATCGAGATCCCGCAGGCTCCCCGTTTCTTGCCGGTCAGATCGCATTTCCCGTACGTGCAGAGGCAACAGAGATCGCAGAACGGCATATAGAAGGGTTTGTACCGTTCCAGGAGACGCTTGTCCCATGGCCGCAGCGTTGTTAAGGAAGGGAATGGCGTTGGTCCCTGCTTCTCGTCCCAGGTGTCCCGTACTACCGATCCGATGGTGAGATTGAGATTATGGAGGTGTGCCCCACCGGTTTTCAGTTCCTGTATCCTGAGGTTCACACCATTTTTGCTCATACTACTAAGCCACCGTAAGAATTCATCTATACATTGAGGGATGAGTCAAATAAGGTTATCGTAGTTTACATCGCCTGAAAATGAGAACTGCGCAAGCCTGTAGTCATGATTATCCGGAAAGGACTGCATCCAGCAGGGCTGAAACGGACCGGTACGCAACCGAGGTGCCGGGAAGATCGAGCAGGGATCTGCCGGCCAGCACGTAGGCGGCCAGTTCGTCATCGCGTTCGATCTTGCCAAGATACGGGAGACCGGTCTCTGCTGCAGCCCGGTCATGGAGATCGGCAGGGAACCCGTATCCCCCGACAACGTAAAATTCCTTAAAGCCGATCCCCACTTCCCGGATCACCCGGTGGGCTCTCCGGACATGGGCAAAGGATTTGCTGGAGGGGCCCATGACATCGATCACCAGGTCCACGTCGCGGGCGATCTTCCGGTTCAGGTGCTCGAGGCCCCCGGGCGAATCGATCAGGATATAGCGGTACTGTTTTGTGATCTGGCCGAGCGCATTTTTTAACGCAGCATCGGGAAGGCAGTAACAGCCTTCAACCCACTTGGTCCCGACCGCTATGAGATCGAAATCGCTGCCCTCGTAAAGGCCGTCCTCCCAGATGCGGGTCTCGATCCGTTTCGAAGGGGGGATACCCACGGTCGTCCCGCCCCGGGCAATGAACGTTTCCGAGAGGAGTTCCGCGATCGTAGACTTTCCTTCAGATTCGAGATCAACGCCCATCATCTCGGCCAGATTCTGGTCGGGATCCGCGTCCACGAGCAGGACCGGTGTCTGCTTCTTCTCGATGAGATACCTAGCCATCAGGGAGACAAAACTCGTCTTCCCGGTCCCTCCCCGGCCCATGGTGACAATGGTTTTCATGGCGGATCAGTCCCCACGCTTTGCAAGATTTTCTGCAAGTTCTCTTATTACCCGGTATGCTGCAGACCGGGATTCATCGAGCGGATCACCGGAAATGCCGGTCTCGGCCACTTCCGGATCATAGGGAATGATGCCGGTGACAGCAAGGCCATGTTCTTTGGCAAACTCGCGTATCACGGCCTCGTGGCGGGGAGTGCCGACACGGTTGCCGACAAGGCCGATCTGTACGATATCCGATTCGCGTGCCAGCCGGCAGATCACATTCGCGGTCTCGAGCGATTTTCTGTTGGCATCCGTAACCACGAGAAGGGAGTCGACATGGCCGGCAGTGCCCCGGCCGAGATGTTCGATCCCGGCCTCCATATCCAGAATGACCGCTTCGTCCCGGTCCACAACAAGATGACGCATCAGGGCTTTTATCACCGAGTGGGCCGGGCAGACACAGCCACTTCCCATGGCTTTGACCGTGCCCATCACCAGGAGATGAGCTCCCGAGGGAGTGGGAACAGCATGATCGCGGATGATGTCGTCGACCGTGAACGTAAGCCGGAAGACACCGGGATAGTCGGTTCCGGTCTTTACGCGGATCAGCTCCTCGTTCTCGGCAA from uncultured Methanoregula sp. harbors:
- the cdhA gene encoding CO dehydrogenase/acetyl-CoA synthase complex subunit alpha yields the protein MSKNGVNLRIQELKTGGAHLHNLNLTIGSVVRDTWDEKQGPTPFPSLTTLRPWDKRLLERYKPFYMPFCDLCCLCTYGKCDLTGKKRGACGISMPAQQSRTVLISACIGAATHTSHSRELLTHLLEKFGHDHPISFGDVGIEVEAPITRLVCGIKPATLGDFEQVLDYCENQITQLLAVTHTGQEGNNLDFESKVFHAGMIDHVGMEVADIAQISTLNFPRADPDAALVDLGLGTVDLEKPVILVVGHNVPPAASIIDFLRENNLSSAIEVTGICCTALDVTRYSAKAKIIGPISWQLRYIRSGVPDVIVVDEQCVRTDTLEEAALIHTPLIATSEKNCLGLPDRTHDSVEDIVEGFVSGTVTGALILDPEKVGVVAVRTAQAVAPKRKKKGTLPSKELLIELAKKCTQCMLCRRACPNDLPLPQAIKAAAGGNLSGLDEIYDDCIGCGRCEPACTHKIPVHSLIVSAADKKTREDNYCLRAGRGPIQDVEIRKVGGPIVLGEIPGVVAFVGCANYPKGSREVAEMCMEFAKRRYIVCTSGCSAMSAGMFRDEEGKTAYERYPGAFEAGGIVNVGSCVANSHIAGAAIKIASVFAKRPLRGNYEEIADYVYNRVGAVGVAWGAMSQKAIAIAAGFWRLGIPVVVGPHGTKYRRMLLGRSDREEDWYVHDARTGEKIYVGPVPEHLFFAAETKEEAMVMIAKLTMRPNDTSKGRANKLAHYIDLHKRMVGGIPEDVHQFIRTKSDIPLTMKDEIERHLAGKDWKEHPIPDPTLLPRMIHRKV
- a CDS encoding P-loop NTPase; protein product: MKIAVSGKGGVGKTFIAGSLARCLVQSGHRVLAIDADSSPNLALSLGLTIEEAARIVPVAENEELIRVKTGTDYPGVFRLTFTVDDIIRDHAVPTPSGAHLLVMGTVKAMGSGCVCPAHSVIKALMRHLVVDRDEAVILDMEAGIEHLGRGTAGHVDSLLVVTDANRKSLETANVICRLARESDIVQIGLVGNRVGTPRHEAVIREFAKEHGLAVTGIIPYDPEVAETGISGDPLDESRSAAYRVIRELAENLAKRGD
- a CDS encoding AAA family ATPase; this encodes MKTIVTMGRGGTGKTSFVSLMARYLIEKKQTPVLLVDADPDQNLAEMMGVDLESEGKSTIAELLSETFIARGGTTVGIPPSKRIETRIWEDGLYEGSDFDLIAVGTKWVEGCYCLPDAALKNALGQITKQYRYILIDSPGGLEHLNRKIARDVDLVIDVMGPSSKSFAHVRRAHRVIREVGIGFKEFYVVGGYGFPADLHDRAAAETGLPYLGKIERDDELAAYVLAGRSLLDLPGTSVAYRSVSALLDAVLSG